A window of Neisseria canis contains these coding sequences:
- a CDS encoding zinc-dependent alcohol dehydrogenase family protein, whose product MKAMVYYGENDIRFEERPVPTIIEPTDAVIRITKTTICGTDLGIWKGKNPEIEAVARQKTGEWKGRILGHEGIGIVEEVGSAVKNFKKGDKVIVSCVSRCGSCENCQKQLYAHCEKDGGWIMGYMIDGTQAEFVRTPFADNSLYHLPDSLNTDVAVFLSDVLPTSHEIGVQYGNVKPGDSVAIVGTGPIGMGCLLTAQFYSPATIIAIDMDDNRLTMAKEMGATHTINSSKEDAVAKVLEITGGKGVDCAMEAVGIEPTWDICQKVVKAGGHIANVGVHGKSVNFELEKLWIKNLTITTGLVNANTTGMLLKSCESGKLPLAKMATHHFKFAEMEKAYDVFKHAAEEKAMKVIIEVA is encoded by the coding sequence ATGAAAGCAATGGTTTATTACGGCGAAAACGATATCCGCTTTGAAGAGCGGCCGGTTCCGACCATTATCGAGCCGACCGATGCCGTAATCCGCATTACCAAAACCACGATTTGCGGCACCGATTTAGGCATATGGAAAGGCAAAAATCCGGAAATCGAAGCGGTGGCGCGCCAAAAAACCGGCGAATGGAAAGGCCGCATTCTCGGGCACGAAGGCATCGGCATTGTTGAAGAAGTCGGCTCTGCCGTCAAAAACTTCAAAAAAGGCGATAAAGTGATTGTGTCTTGCGTAAGCCGCTGCGGCTCCTGCGAAAACTGCCAGAAACAGCTTTATGCACACTGCGAAAAAGACGGCGGCTGGATTATGGGCTATATGATTGACGGCACGCAGGCCGAATTTGTGCGCACACCGTTTGCCGACAACTCGCTATACCACCTGCCCGACAGCCTGAACACCGACGTAGCCGTATTCCTGTCGGACGTATTGCCGACTTCGCACGAAATCGGCGTGCAATACGGCAATGTAAAACCGGGTGACTCCGTGGCGATTGTCGGCACCGGCCCCATCGGCATGGGCTGCCTGCTGACGGCCCAATTCTATTCTCCGGCCACCATTATCGCCATCGATATGGATGACAACCGCTTGACTATGGCCAAAGAAATGGGCGCAACCCACACCATCAACTCCTCTAAAGAAGATGCGGTTGCCAAAGTATTGGAAATTACCGGCGGCAAAGGCGTCGACTGTGCAATGGAAGCCGTGGGCATCGAACCCACTTGGGATATTTGCCAGAAAGTCGTCAAAGCCGGCGGCCATATCGCCAACGTAGGCGTGCACGGCAAATCCGTTAACTTCGAGCTGGAAAAACTGTGGATTAAAAACCTGACCATCACAACCGGCCTGGTTAATGCCAACACCACCGGCATGCTGCTGAAATCTTGCGAATCGGGCAAGCTGCCGCTGGCCAAAATGGCAACACACCATTTCAAATTCGCCGAAATGGAAAAAGCCTATGATGTGTTCAAACATGCGGCTGAAGAAAAAGCCATGAAGGTCATTATTGAAGTTGCTTAA
- a CDS encoding inositol monophosphatase family protein codes for MLNRLQTLVREVARAEVMPHFLNTSVSRKEDGSLFSEADLASQAAFAYGLPDIIDCPMLGEEMTESQQRRLWENSDTGLWVVDPIDGSNNFINGIPHFALSAAYIENGRAQLGVVYNPANDECFYAERGKGAFLNGRPLPLRRSAKKLKHAIAGVEIKYLRSGKLSSRINTLSPFGSIRSLGSSTLDWCYLAAGRYDVYVHGGQKLWDYAAGALIFEEAGGLLATLEGDDFWSGQHVFKRSVIAATEPELFATWLRWIRENQ; via the coding sequence GTGTTAAACCGACTGCAAACATTGGTGCGCGAAGTGGCGCGTGCCGAAGTGATGCCACATTTTCTCAACACCAGCGTGAGCCGCAAGGAAGACGGCAGCTTGTTTTCAGAGGCCGATCTCGCTTCGCAGGCGGCCTTTGCCTACGGTTTGCCCGATATTATCGACTGCCCGATGTTAGGCGAAGAAATGACCGAATCGCAGCAGCGCCGCTTATGGGAAAACTCGGATACCGGTTTGTGGGTGGTTGATCCGATTGACGGCTCCAATAATTTTATCAACGGCATTCCCCATTTTGCTTTATCCGCAGCCTATATCGAAAACGGGCGCGCGCAATTGGGGGTGGTATATAACCCTGCAAACGATGAATGCTTTTATGCCGAACGGGGCAAAGGCGCTTTCCTCAACGGCCGCCCCTTACCGTTGCGCAGGTCGGCTAAAAAGCTCAAACACGCGATAGCGGGCGTGGAAATCAAATATCTGCGTTCGGGCAAGCTTTCCAGCCGCATCAATACGCTTTCTCCGTTTGGCAGCATCAGGAGCTTGGGCAGCAGCACTTTGGATTGGTGCTATCTGGCTGCCGGCCGTTATGACGTTTATGTGCACGGCGGACAAAAATTGTGGGACTACGCGGCAGGTGCGCTGATTTTTGAAGAAGCGGGTGGTTTGCTGGCTACGCTGGAAGGCGATGATTTTTGGAGCGGGCAACATGTGTTTAAACGTTCGGTTATCGCCGCGACCGAACCGGAATTGTTTGCAACATGGCTGAGATGGATCAGGGAAAACCAATAG
- a CDS encoding PilZ domain-containing protein, translated as MNLTNLPGKMMSLQLKDKAMLYNSYMPFLEFGGVFVPSEDAFKLGDEVLLAIELGEDGDKKFLRTQVAWINPARTSANRPKGIGLAFDSDEISIAVRNKIENMLGNVLRSERPTYTL; from the coding sequence ATGAATCTTACCAATTTACCCGGCAAAATGATGTCTTTGCAGCTTAAAGACAAAGCCATGCTGTATAACAGCTACATGCCGTTTTTAGAATTCGGCGGTGTATTCGTGCCCTCCGAAGACGCCTTCAAGCTGGGCGACGAAGTGCTGCTTGCCATCGAGCTGGGCGAAGACGGCGACAAAAAATTCCTGCGCACCCAAGTCGCATGGATCAACCCTGCCCGCACTTCGGCCAACCGCCCCAAAGGTATCGGCCTGGCATTCGATTCAGACGAAATCAGCATTGCCGTACGCAACAAAATCGAAAACATGCTGGGCAACGTATTGCGCAGCGAACGCCCCACTTACACCCTGTAA
- a CDS encoding winged helix-turn-helix transcriptional regulator: MIKTPCNPLVTDLADTGFGYTLSLIGGKYKMLIMYWLHKNPPVMRFNELKRCVGSISFKTLSSTLKELENDGLVIRTEYPQVPPKVEYGLSEKGQSLMPVLDMMCRWGNEQKNMPV; the protein is encoded by the coding sequence ATGATTAAAACACCTTGTAATCCGTTGGTTACAGATTTGGCCGACACCGGATTCGGTTACACTTTGTCGCTGATTGGCGGCAAATACAAAATGCTGATTATGTATTGGTTGCATAAAAACCCGCCGGTTATGCGTTTTAACGAGCTAAAGCGCTGCGTCGGCAGCATTTCTTTCAAAACCCTTTCCAGCACTTTGAAAGAGTTGGAAAACGACGGCTTGGTTATCCGTACCGAATATCCGCAAGTGCCGCCTAAAGTAGAATACGGCCTGTCTGAAAAAGGGCAGTCGCTGATGCCCGTATTGGACATGATGTGCCGCTGGGGCAACGAACAGAAAAACATGCCTGTCTGA
- a CDS encoding nuclear transport factor 2 family protein: protein MNLTHPLIQTVKKLIDAGCHYRLDELAQYYTSDLRIIIVQPNGETAQFDYEQNMAFFRRRLEEGSAALSTEARFDYVGEQGNTGYVIVTRNVDLGAGGQTIVFSLMLRQEAGRWQVFREHAVVMA, encoded by the coding sequence ATGAACCTCACCCACCCTTTGATTCAAACCGTGAAAAAACTGATAGATGCCGGCTGCCACTACCGCTTGGACGAGTTGGCGCAATATTACACATCTGATTTACGCATCATTATCGTGCAGCCTAACGGAGAAACGGCACAGTTCGATTACGAACAGAATATGGCATTTTTCCGCAGGCGTTTGGAGGAAGGCTCGGCAGCGCTCAGCACCGAAGCCCGGTTTGATTACGTCGGCGAACAAGGTAATACGGGCTATGTGATTGTTACCCGAAATGTAGACTTGGGAGCGGGCGGGCAAACCATCGTTTTTTCTTTGATGCTCAGGCAAGAAGCAGGCCGTTGGCAGGTTTTTCGGGAACATGCCGTAGTGATGGCTTAA
- a CDS encoding LytR/AlgR family response regulator transcription factor, whose product MPSAIIVEDEILAAERLRVLLEECQVVLLKTFHHAQPALEWLSVHEVDIVFADIGLPEMDGLEFAERIKRIAKKQPSVIFTTAYEEHALRAFELAVADYLLKPIKLSRLQTALARVSEKEEEEGGGFTHFKVFSRDRMVEIPWQQARYLLAEHKTVFLFTGDGKSYDLPKTLVHWEEVLGDKVIRVHRNALVFRHTLDCLIRLDDDDDEGNASWGAQVLDIPDPLPISRRQLSAIRRILRDNG is encoded by the coding sequence ATGCCCAGCGCGATTATTGTAGAAGATGAAATTTTGGCAGCAGAGCGTTTGCGTGTGTTGCTTGAGGAATGTCAGGTCGTATTACTGAAAACATTCCATCATGCCCAACCCGCTTTGGAATGGTTGAGCGTGCATGAGGTGGATATTGTTTTTGCCGATATCGGTTTGCCTGAAATGGACGGCTTGGAGTTTGCCGAACGGATTAAGCGCATTGCGAAAAAGCAACCCAGTGTGATTTTTACCACGGCTTATGAAGAGCATGCTTTGCGTGCCTTTGAATTGGCGGTGGCGGATTATCTGCTCAAACCGATCAAGCTCAGCCGCCTGCAAACGGCTTTGGCGCGTGTGAGTGAGAAGGAAGAAGAAGAGGGTGGCGGCTTTACCCATTTCAAAGTGTTCAGCCGCGACCGCATGGTGGAAATTCCGTGGCAGCAGGCGCGTTATTTGTTGGCCGAACACAAAACGGTGTTTTTGTTTACGGGCGACGGTAAAAGCTATGATTTGCCGAAAACGCTGGTGCATTGGGAAGAGGTGTTGGGCGACAAGGTTATCCGCGTGCACCGCAATGCGCTGGTGTTCCGCCACACGCTCGACTGCCTGATCCGTTTGGATGATGACGATGATGAAGGCAATGCAAGCTGGGGTGCGCAGGTTTTGGATATTCCCGATCCGCTGCCCATCAGCCGCCGCCAGCTTTCTGCGATACGCCGTATTCTGCGCGATAACGGCTGA
- a CDS encoding 16S rRNA (uracil(1498)-N(3))-methyltransferase encodes MPRFYLEAELSPGKTLELPSGVVRHVNVLRLREGEEIVLFNGNGKSYPAVLQTLSKRSVQALVMHEEAADNESPLDITLIQAVSSGERMDFTLQKSVELGVKRIIPVLSARSIVKLDGERAEKRVARWQEIVVSACEQSGRNIVPEVSPLVGLKEMLQCLPESDVKLLLGLNRARSLKEVATQPDKIVFMVGPEGGWTTEEEALAFEAGFQSVLLGKRVLRTETAALAAIAAMQTLWGDFVG; translated from the coding sequence ATGCCTCGTTTTTATCTTGAAGCCGAACTCTCCCCCGGCAAAACACTTGAGCTTCCCTCCGGCGTGGTGCGCCATGTGAATGTGCTGCGTTTGCGGGAAGGCGAAGAAATTGTTTTGTTTAACGGCAACGGAAAAAGCTATCCCGCCGTGTTACAGACGTTGTCGAAACGATCCGTGCAGGCTTTGGTTATGCATGAAGAAGCAGCCGATAACGAATCCCCGCTGGACATTACATTGATACAGGCCGTATCCAGCGGCGAACGCATGGATTTCACCCTGCAAAAAAGCGTGGAATTGGGCGTGAAACGGATTATTCCCGTATTAAGCGCGCGCAGTATTGTCAAATTGGACGGCGAACGTGCGGAAAAACGGGTGGCCCGCTGGCAGGAAATCGTGGTTTCCGCCTGCGAACAAAGCGGGCGCAATATCGTGCCGGAAGTATCGCCGCTGGTCGGTTTGAAGGAAATGCTGCAATGCCTGCCTGAAAGCGATGTGAAACTTTTGCTTGGACTGAATCGGGCGAGAAGCCTCAAAGAGGTGGCAACACAGCCTGACAAAATCGTGTTTATGGTAGGCCCCGAAGGCGGTTGGACGACCGAAGAAGAAGCTCTCGCTTTTGAAGCAGGGTTCCAATCGGTCTTACTGGGTAAACGCGTGCTGCGCACGGAAACCGCTGCGCTGGCAGCCATCGCGGCTATGCAGACTTTATGGGGGGATTTTGTTGGCTGA
- a CDS encoding NAD(P)H-dependent oxidoreductase, with product MKKTLIIVAHPDIEHSTVNSRWIRELEKYPETFTIHELYRSYPDRCIDKLFEQELVECHENLVLQFPVYWFNSPPLLKQWLDEVLTYGWAYGVHGNKLRDKKIGLAVSTGISAQDYSQQGSWGITLPEILSPFELTAKYIKAAYQAPFVFYGIDSHAAYDDEALRKIDRSAQNYIEYLQQIFR from the coding sequence ATGAAAAAAACTTTAATTATTGTGGCCCATCCGGACATTGAGCATTCAACTGTCAACTCACGTTGGATTAGGGAGCTGGAAAAATACCCGGAAACATTTACGATACACGAACTTTACCGGAGTTATCCCGATCGTTGCATTGACAAATTATTCGAACAAGAGTTGGTCGAATGCCATGAGAATCTTGTCTTGCAGTTTCCCGTTTATTGGTTCAACAGCCCGCCGTTATTGAAGCAGTGGCTTGATGAGGTATTGACTTATGGTTGGGCATATGGCGTTCACGGCAATAAATTGCGCGATAAAAAAATAGGATTGGCGGTTTCGACGGGTATTTCTGCCCAAGATTATTCGCAGCAAGGGAGTTGGGGTATAACGCTGCCGGAAATATTGTCCCCTTTTGAGTTAACGGCCAAATATATAAAAGCCGCTTATCAAGCACCTTTTGTCTTTTACGGCATCGACAGCCATGCGGCTTACGATGATGAAGCTTTGCGCAAAATTGATCGTAGTGCTCAAAATTATATTGAATATTTGCAGCAAATATTCAGATGA
- a CDS encoding TatD family hydrolase — translation MQLIDSHCHLNFEGLADRLPEVLANMADNQVKQALAIGVSKKSFAEILAIAEQHPQIYATVGIHPDDPDTEEFTLAELLEHARHPKVVGIGETGLDYHWCKGDLAWQHRRFAEHIEAANQSRLPLIVHTRDAADDTMSMLKTHQAHAGVIHCFTEDVRVAKLALDLGFYISFSGIVTFKNAPLIQEAARYTPLDRILVETDAPFLAPVPKRGKPNEPAYVRHTAEFLAQLRGDTLENIATATTANFYRLFDKVPKFNEAQMLI, via the coding sequence ATGCAACTGATCGACTCACATTGCCACCTCAATTTCGAAGGACTGGCCGACCGTCTGCCCGAAGTATTGGCCAATATGGCCGACAACCAAGTCAAGCAAGCACTCGCCATCGGCGTCAGCAAAAAAAGCTTTGCCGAAATCTTAGCCATAGCCGAGCAGCACCCGCAGATTTACGCCACCGTCGGCATCCACCCCGATGATCCCGATACCGAAGAATTCACCCTCGCCGAATTGCTCGAACACGCCCGCCACCCCAAAGTGGTCGGCATAGGCGAAACCGGCTTGGATTACCATTGGTGCAAAGGCGATTTAGCCTGGCAGCACCGGCGGTTTGCCGAACACATCGAAGCAGCCAACCAAAGCCGCCTGCCGCTGATTGTGCATACCCGAGATGCCGCAGACGACACCATGTCCATGCTCAAAACCCATCAAGCGCATGCCGGCGTGATCCATTGCTTTACCGAAGACGTGCGCGTTGCCAAACTCGCGCTGGATTTGGGTTTTTACATTTCATTCTCCGGTATCGTCACATTCAAAAACGCGCCGCTGATTCAAGAAGCCGCCCGCTACACGCCGCTAGACCGCATTTTGGTCGAAACCGACGCCCCGTTCCTCGCCCCCGTGCCCAAACGCGGCAAACCCAACGAACCGGCTTACGTCCGCCACACCGCCGAATTTCTGGCACAGCTGCGCGGCGACACATTGGAAAACATCGCCACAGCAACCACGGCCAATTTTTACCGCTTGTTCGATAAAGTTCCCAAATTCAATGAAGCACAGATGCTAATCTAG
- a CDS encoding esterase/lipase family protein yields the protein MTQHVLLLHGIHMHAWAMLPLARLLKNQGVDASVFGYYSVFQNFDAHCKALAKQVRAHYAKTDEPLHFVGHSLGGLVLRRFAVEYPDLVRGRVVTLGTPHQGSSIAHKLHRLAPFTLGKAYEEALDGSAPKITEGAQWGSIAGSHSLGLGKVFELKGTNDGTVLLEETKTENLSDHIVLPVSHTGMLADKAVAQQIAYFLNHGCFQHGCE from the coding sequence ATGACCCAACATGTTCTCCTCCTTCACGGCATCCATATGCATGCATGGGCCATGCTGCCATTGGCGCGTTTGCTGAAAAATCAAGGTGTCGATGCAAGCGTGTTCGGCTATTACAGCGTATTTCAAAACTTTGATGCGCATTGTAAGGCATTGGCCAAGCAGGTAAGGGCGCATTATGCGAAAACCGATGAGCCTCTGCATTTTGTGGGGCATAGCTTGGGCGGCTTGGTGCTGCGCCGTTTTGCCGTCGAATACCCTGATTTGGTTCGCGGCAGGGTGGTTACGCTGGGCACGCCGCATCAAGGAAGCTCGATTGCACACAAACTTCACCGGCTTGCGCCCTTTACATTGGGCAAGGCTTATGAAGAGGCATTGGATGGCTCGGCACCCAAAATAACCGAGGGCGCGCAATGGGGCAGCATTGCGGGCAGCCATTCTTTGGGGTTGGGGAAAGTGTTTGAACTTAAGGGCACCAATGACGGAACCGTTTTGCTGGAAGAAACCAAAACCGAAAACTTGTCCGACCATATCGTATTGCCGGTATCGCACACGGGCATGTTGGCTGATAAAGCGGTGGCGCAACAGATTGCCTATTTTTTAAATCACGGCTGCTTTCAGCATGGTTGTGAGTGA
- a CDS encoding DUF3079 domain-containing protein, giving the protein MAKKFPIHPKNPERICWGCDKYCKGSDLQCGNGCERIQHPMELDGADWYKNGDWSNLLSEAQQIELGLKSASETKPKKPHIKLPLTSKKTT; this is encoded by the coding sequence ATGGCTAAAAAGTTTCCCATCCACCCAAAAAACCCCGAACGGATTTGCTGGGGCTGCGACAAATACTGCAAAGGCAGCGATTTACAGTGCGGCAACGGCTGCGAACGCATACAGCACCCGATGGAGCTCGACGGCGCCGACTGGTATAAAAACGGCGACTGGAGCAACCTGCTGAGCGAAGCGCAGCAAATCGAGCTGGGGCTGAAGTCCGCCTCCGAAACCAAACCTAAAAAACCGCATATCAAATTACCGCTCACCTCAAAAAAAACCACCTGA
- a CDS encoding DNA polymerase III subunit delta', producing MIYPWHTAAWQQIAEHWHTRPNAWLFNGKENTGKTAFARHLAQALLCESPAESHEPCGSCPSCHLFSQNSHPDFYELTPEIPEGEAVGRKLLQIKIDAVRELISQVQLTSVRGGLRVVLIHPAESMNLQAANGLLKILEEPPADVVFLLISHNRDKLLPTIKSRCRQMVLPAPNREEALAYLNRTETVNAAALLAFHSGAPLFPHDAEQDEMREELCTLLASPRLLAILDYAAAFDKKKWPLAVFTDWLQKWLLDIGLAQQKIAPLYFPDYAAELADIAQTTNPATLFRLTDTLNRISPYGHHTLSVKMQLEFLLTEYLSFRQNK from the coding sequence ATGATTTACCCTTGGCACACCGCCGCTTGGCAGCAAATCGCCGAACATTGGCACACCCGCCCCAACGCTTGGCTGTTCAACGGCAAAGAAAATACCGGCAAAACCGCATTTGCCCGCCATTTGGCGCAAGCGCTGTTGTGCGAATCGCCTGCCGAGTCGCACGAGCCTTGCGGCAGCTGCCCTTCCTGCCACCTGTTCAGCCAAAACAGCCATCCCGATTTTTACGAACTGACGCCCGAAATCCCCGAAGGCGAAGCCGTGGGCCGCAAACTGCTGCAAATCAAAATCGACGCAGTGCGCGAACTGATTTCCCAAGTGCAGCTCACATCCGTGCGCGGCGGGTTGCGCGTTGTATTGATTCATCCCGCCGAAAGCATGAACCTGCAAGCGGCCAACGGGCTTTTAAAAATCCTCGAAGAGCCGCCTGCCGATGTCGTGTTTCTGCTAATCAGCCACAACCGCGACAAGCTCCTGCCCACCATCAAAAGCCGCTGCCGCCAAATGGTTTTGCCGGCGCCAAACCGCGAAGAGGCGCTCGCCTATCTAAACCGCACCGAAACCGTAAATGCCGCCGCTTTACTGGCATTTCACAGCGGCGCACCGTTGTTCCCGCACGATGCGGAGCAAGACGAAATGCGCGAAGAATTATGCACCCTGCTTGCCAGCCCAAGGCTTTTGGCCATACTCGATTACGCCGCCGCATTCGACAAAAAAAAATGGCCGCTGGCCGTGTTTACCGACTGGCTGCAAAAATGGCTGCTGGATATCGGTTTGGCACAACAAAAAATCGCACCGCTCTACTTTCCCGATTACGCAGCAGAACTGGCCGACATCGCCCAAACAACCAATCCCGCCACACTATTCAGGCTCACCGACACTTTAAACCGCATCAGCCCTTACGGCCACCACACCTTGAGTGTTAAAATGCAGCTTGAATTTTTACTGACCGAGTATCTTTCATTCAGACAAAACAAATAA
- the sodC gene encoding superoxide dismutase family protein, with amino-acid sequence MKKIITALFLCAAPFAAFAQSEIVVPVSLLDVEKGDKPIGEIRITQSKHGAVFTPKLEGLNPGIYGFHVHEKPSCAPGEKDGKKVAGLAAGGHWDPKKTGAHKGPWDDSGHLGDLPALAVDAKGHVQPVVAPRIKDIKTLKGRSLMIHEGGDNYSDTPAKLGGGGGRMACGVVR; translated from the coding sequence ATGAAAAAAATCATTACCGCTTTATTTTTGTGCGCTGCGCCGTTTGCCGCGTTTGCGCAAAGTGAAATCGTGGTTCCGGTATCTTTGCTGGACGTGGAAAAAGGCGACAAGCCGATTGGTGAAATCCGCATCACCCAAAGCAAACACGGCGCCGTGTTTACACCCAAGCTGGAAGGTTTGAACCCCGGTATTTACGGCTTCCACGTTCATGAAAAACCCAGCTGCGCGCCGGGCGAGAAAGACGGCAAGAAAGTGGCGGGCTTGGCCGCCGGCGGACACTGGGACCCTAAAAAAACCGGCGCACACAAAGGCCCGTGGGATGACAGCGGCCACTTAGGCGACCTGCCTGCGCTGGCAGTGGATGCCAAAGGCCATGTTCAGCCTGTGGTGGCTCCGCGCATCAAAGACATCAAAACGCTGAAAGGCCGCTCGCTGATGATTCACGAAGGCGGCGACAATTACAGCGATACGCCTGCCAAACTGGGCGGCGGAGGCGGCCGTATGGCTTGCGGTGTGGTGCGTTAA
- the tmk gene encoding dTMP kinase, whose product MKARFITLDGIDGAGKSTNLAVIKNWFEARRLPVLFTREPGGTPVGEALREILLNPATRAGLRTETLMMFAARCQHIEDVILPALQKGIHVVSDRFTDATFAYQGGGRGVPQADIETLENWVQGSLRPDLTILLDVPLEVSMSRLAETREKDRFEQEAADFFTRVRQSYLQRAAAAPHRYAVIDSNRARSEVQADIEATLAGHFS is encoded by the coding sequence ATGAAAGCACGCTTTATCACGCTCGACGGCATCGACGGCGCGGGCAAGTCCACCAATCTGGCAGTAATCAAAAACTGGTTTGAAGCCCGCCGGCTGCCCGTTTTGTTTACCCGCGAACCGGGCGGCACGCCGGTTGGCGAAGCTTTGCGCGAAATTCTGCTCAACCCGGCCACCCGAGCCGGATTGCGGACTGAAACGCTGATGATGTTTGCCGCCCGCTGCCAGCATATCGAAGACGTGATTCTGCCCGCTTTGCAAAAAGGCATTCACGTTGTGTCCGACCGCTTCACCGACGCCACGTTTGCCTATCAGGGCGGTGGGCGTGGCGTGCCGCAGGCCGACATCGAAACGCTGGAAAACTGGGTACAGGGCAGCCTGCGCCCCGATTTAACCATTCTGCTTGACGTGCCGCTCGAAGTGTCCATGAGCCGCTTGGCCGAAACGCGCGAAAAAGACCGCTTCGAACAGGAAGCAGCCGATTTCTTTACCCGCGTGCGCCAATCTTATCTGCAACGTGCCGCCGCTGCGCCGCACCGCTACGCCGTTATCGACAGCAACCGCGCCCGCAGCGAAGTGCAGGCCGATATCGAAGCAACGCTAGCCGGCCATTTCAGTTAA